The Desertibacillus haloalkaliphilus DNA window CGATATCGTTGAATTAAAGACTTCGGCAGGGCGTATCCTTGATTATAGGCAAGCACAAGAAGAGGTTCAAAACGGAACGATCATAGGTGCTAATGTGTTCACAGGTAGAGATGGAGATCCGCATTTACGTAGTAATGCTGATGATAATCCTGATAATAACCTTGATAACTTACCACACTTTTAACG harbors:
- a CDS encoding DUF3892 domain-containing protein encodes the protein MDPTRQETFVAVRKNNEGDIVELKTSAGRILDYRQAQEEVQNGTIIGANVFTGRDGDPHLRSNADDNPDNNLDNLPHF